One genomic region from Nocardia vinacea encodes:
- a CDS encoding asparagine synthetase B family protein, translated as MCGINGIVDFAGPVDPTPIAAMNEIQRHRGPDGFSTWRSRNVAFGFQRLAISMSSTVRSPLVKGIFASGLVDVTMDPQGLSDCLFYGHTIAPRTFWQGVDDLPPATIVTIDHRGISEQRYFTPFLRRDPDASLLTGRAAIERFDDAVTAAVRKRLPDEVAAGIALSGGLDSSAIAAVATRRCDAPLTTASIRLTGEALDETPMSRLVAQSLGIANDEVEMTAARACELLPKSLWHFESPFWYGAVATPFLDLTEFARNKGLEVAMSGDGSDELLAGYDFHRLMKLSCGGGRGVGGDDRARPSVDHHKAPLPDQCVRPALPALGYRPDLIWVRLPQSRIRENA; from the coding sequence ATGTGCGGCATCAATGGAATAGTCGATTTCGCGGGACCGGTCGATCCGACCCCGATCGCGGCCATGAACGAGATCCAACGCCACCGCGGCCCCGACGGTTTCAGCACCTGGCGCAGCCGCAATGTCGCCTTCGGCTTCCAGCGCCTCGCCATCTCGATGTCGAGCACGGTGCGCAGCCCGCTCGTCAAGGGCATCTTCGCTTCCGGACTGGTCGACGTGACCATGGACCCGCAGGGCCTCAGCGACTGCCTGTTCTACGGCCACACCATCGCACCCCGCACCTTCTGGCAGGGTGTCGACGATCTGCCACCCGCGACCATCGTCACGATCGATCATCGCGGTATCTCCGAACAGCGATACTTCACCCCGTTCCTGCGCCGCGATCCCGATGCATCGCTGCTCACCGGCCGGGCCGCGATCGAGCGGTTCGATGATGCCGTCACCGCCGCGGTGCGCAAACGCCTGCCCGACGAGGTGGCGGCCGGAATCGCGCTGAGCGGCGGCCTCGACAGTTCCGCCATTGCCGCGGTGGCGACCCGACGCTGCGACGCACCGCTCACCACCGCGAGCATCCGACTCACCGGTGAAGCCCTCGACGAGACGCCGATGTCACGGCTGGTCGCACAGTCACTCGGCATAGCCAATGACGAGGTCGAGATGACCGCCGCTCGTGCGTGTGAGCTACTGCCGAAGAGCCTGTGGCACTTCGAATCACCGTTCTGGTACGGGGCGGTGGCGACACCGTTCCTCGATCTGACCGAGTTCGCTCGGAACAAGGGCCTCGAGGTCGCCATGAGCGGCGATGGCTCCGATGAGCTGTTGGCGGGCTACGACTTCCACCGCCTGATGAAGCTGAGCTGTGGAGGTGGCCGCGGTGTTGGAGGCGATGACCGCGCCCGGCCGTCCGTGGACCATCACAAAGCGCCGTTACCGGACCAATGTGTTCGTCCCGCTCTACCAGCGCTTGGATATCGCCCTGACCTGATATGGGTCCGCTTGCCGCAGAGTCGGATCAGGGAGAATGCCTGA
- a CDS encoding CocE/NonD family hydrolase, protein MIRRRRPIKAVAAAIATFTVFAGAVVAAAPTQATLGLDAQITATHAGPQQYPNVYIDWDIPITMSDGTVLKANVYHPADASGRPIVEPTPTIVNLTPYTKLMANIADSVLAIPGLAEPLMQALHGFDLSAYGLSGISDLAQALAGGAARTFAVDRKLVQSGYTQVVVDVRGTGFSQGTWQVFGDREQQDGVEVVDWAAAQPWSNGKIGMSGISYSAINQLQTAERRPAALQAIFPIVPGSDLIRDVAAPGGALGIGFIPEWLLAVDGTKLIPDVVSMLAGKFDWTWLADRVRDPFTFFNMIIMALGTQSMDQIPPEMYSVLDDQSPLRTAWIGHPDRIDVPTFVYGGWQDIFAYSSPRVYNAINVPDSQKKLVMDNNYHITTGSGMGDADGPAALDVLQRAWFDKWLKGIDNGIDDYDQVTLWQQGGGWTHTSAFPRPDMDYRRMYLNAAASGTAPGSAYDGSLTGVPGGPARVSIAPGLTTLCSRDGVQGTAGILPLPDICTKDSRIAETNGLTFTSAAVAVPTQISGPIAIHLDTVLDATDGYWTVTLNDVAPDGRSTQWTHGQRTASLRAVDESKATRSANGDYTDPYPYLTLDTREPIVPGRPTVIDIGMFATDGVLQPGHRLRVDIFAGNFPSSLPLRPLLNESGLKPQHIELDPNQPSWVNIPVDGEPGW, encoded by the coding sequence ATGATCCGACGTCGACGTCCGATTAAGGCAGTGGCTGCTGCGATAGCCACCTTCACCGTGTTTGCCGGAGCCGTGGTCGCCGCCGCGCCGACCCAGGCCACGCTCGGCCTCGATGCGCAAATTACCGCGACTCATGCAGGGCCGCAACAGTATCCGAACGTCTACATCGACTGGGACATCCCGATCACCATGAGTGACGGCACGGTGCTGAAGGCGAATGTGTACCACCCGGCCGACGCCTCCGGCCGGCCGATCGTCGAGCCGACGCCGACCATCGTGAACCTCACGCCCTACACCAAGCTGATGGCGAATATCGCCGACTCCGTGCTGGCCATCCCCGGCCTGGCCGAGCCGCTGATGCAGGCGCTGCACGGCTTCGATCTCTCCGCGTACGGCCTGAGCGGGATCAGTGATCTGGCACAGGCATTGGCGGGCGGCGCCGCGCGCACCTTCGCGGTGGATCGCAAACTGGTGCAAAGCGGCTACACCCAGGTGGTCGTCGACGTGCGCGGCACCGGCTTCTCGCAGGGCACCTGGCAGGTGTTCGGCGATCGCGAGCAGCAGGACGGCGTCGAGGTCGTCGACTGGGCGGCTGCGCAGCCGTGGTCCAACGGCAAGATCGGCATGAGCGGCATCTCCTATTCGGCCATCAACCAGTTGCAGACCGCGGAGCGCAGACCCGCAGCGCTGCAGGCGATCTTCCCGATCGTGCCGGGCAGCGATCTGATCCGTGACGTCGCCGCACCCGGCGGCGCACTCGGCATCGGGTTCATCCCGGAATGGCTGCTCGCCGTCGACGGTACGAAGCTGATTCCCGACGTGGTGTCCATGCTGGCGGGCAAGTTCGACTGGACCTGGCTGGCGGATCGCGTCCGTGACCCGTTCACCTTCTTCAACATGATCATCATGGCGCTGGGCACTCAGAGCATGGATCAGATTCCGCCCGAGATGTATTCGGTGCTCGACGATCAAAGTCCGCTGCGCACCGCCTGGATCGGGCATCCCGATCGTATCGATGTGCCGACCTTCGTCTACGGCGGCTGGCAGGACATCTTCGCCTACTCCTCGCCGCGGGTCTACAACGCGATCAACGTGCCCGACAGCCAGAAGAAGCTGGTGATGGATAACAACTATCACATCACCACCGGCTCGGGCATGGGTGACGCCGACGGACCGGCTGCCCTGGATGTATTGCAGCGCGCGTGGTTCGACAAGTGGCTCAAGGGCATCGACAACGGCATCGATGACTACGACCAGGTCACCCTGTGGCAGCAGGGCGGCGGCTGGACCCACACCTCGGCCTTCCCGCGGCCCGATATGGATTACCGACGTATGTATTTGAACGCGGCCGCCTCGGGCACCGCGCCGGGCAGCGCCTACGACGGCAGCCTCACCGGCGTGCCGGGCGGACCCGCACGGGTTTCGATCGCGCCCGGCCTGACCACGCTCTGCTCACGCGACGGTGTGCAGGGGACAGCGGGCATCCTGCCGCTCCCGGACATCTGCACGAAGGATTCGCGGATCGCGGAGACCAATGGACTGACCTTCACCAGTGCGGCGGTCGCTGTGCCGACACAGATCTCCGGCCCGATCGCGATACACCTCGATACCGTCCTGGACGCCACCGACGGCTACTGGACCGTGACCCTGAACGACGTTGCGCCGGACGGACGTTCGACCCAGTGGACGCACGGCCAACGCACCGCATCCCTGCGCGCCGTCGACGAGAGCAAGGCCACCCGCTCGGCCAACGGCGACTACACCGACCCCTACCCATATCTGACCCTGGACACCCGCGAACCGATCGTGCCCGGCCGGCCGACGGTCATCGATATCGGCATGTTCGCCACCGACGGTGTGCTGCAACCGGGCCACCGGCTACGCGTCGACATCTTCGCCGGAAACTTCCCGAGCAGTCTTCCGTTGCGCCCCTTGCTGAATGAGAGCGGGTTGAAGCCGCAGCACATCGAGCTGGACCCGAATCAGCCGAGCTGGGTGAACATTCCGGTCGACGGCGAGCCGGGCTGGTAG
- a CDS encoding TetR/AcrR family transcriptional regulator: protein MTSQRERLYIAALEAVAELGYGPTTITDIVGRARVARRTFYGLFESKEECFTAAFDFAVETITRELDRVVTESGADTFDELVRTTLETYLDFLAAEPAAARALHIETLAAGPGLIARRARTHRMFGYRMIAAARIGVRAGALRAEPDPGLLDVLLGGIDDRVRATLIDSGPHDLPALAPTLTRAALLLLGSGPA, encoded by the coding sequence GTGACGTCACAGCGCGAGCGGCTATATATCGCCGCCTTGGAGGCGGTCGCCGAACTCGGCTACGGCCCGACCACGATCACCGACATCGTCGGTCGGGCCCGGGTGGCCCGGCGCACGTTCTATGGGCTGTTCGAGAGCAAAGAGGAATGCTTCACCGCCGCTTTCGATTTCGCGGTCGAGACGATCACCCGTGAGCTCGACCGGGTGGTCACCGAGTCCGGCGCCGACACCTTCGACGAGTTGGTGCGCACCACGCTGGAGACCTATTTGGACTTCCTGGCGGCCGAGCCCGCCGCCGCACGGGCGCTGCACATCGAAACCCTTGCCGCCGGGCCGGGACTCATCGCGCGCCGAGCCCGCACCCACCGGATGTTCGGCTACCGGATGATCGCGGCCGCCCGAATCGGTGTGCGCGCAGGCGCACTTCGGGCCGAACCCGATCCGGGACTACTCGATGTCCTGCTCGGCGGTATCGACGATCGCGTCCGCGCCACCCTCATCGATTCCGGCCCGCACGACCTACCGGCGCTGGCCCCCACTCTCACCCGCGCCGCCCTACTCCTACTCGGTTCCGGCCCAGCCTGA
- a CDS encoding L,D-transpeptidase produces the protein MSSRRFRWRAAAGFALVMMLLVAGCSSKSEAPTTQAGPPPPPIVITPGGGNNVDPLAPVVVTANDGMLTSVTLTNEAGRSIEGIYTPDKTAWKPVDPLGYGHTYTISAESLTITGRVGPTISTFSTLAPNNQTKVYMTTTGGTPLADGGTFGVGTVVVAHFDEDVPDKAVAEKRLSVTTNPPVEGSWYWLDKRNAHWRPQQYFAPGTKVTAAANIYGADLGGGLYGQEDTKTTFTIGPSHVSIADDNTKQVQVFENGNLIRTMPTSMGRGGSEVIAGKTLSFWTQPGIYTVMDKGNPVIMDSSTYGLPVNSRLGYKEAIGWATRISTDGIYLHQLDSTVWAQGSQNLSHGCLNLSAANAQWFYNFAIPGDVVEVRNTGGAPLEVWQNGDWGVPWDEWVQGSALH, from the coding sequence ATGTCGAGTCGCCGCTTCCGGTGGAGAGCCGCTGCGGGTTTTGCATTGGTGATGATGTTGCTCGTCGCCGGATGTTCATCGAAGTCGGAAGCTCCGACCACCCAGGCTGGACCACCGCCGCCCCCGATAGTCATCACTCCGGGCGGTGGCAACAATGTCGATCCCCTCGCACCGGTCGTGGTGACCGCGAACGACGGCATGCTCACCTCGGTAACCCTGACCAATGAGGCGGGCCGTTCGATCGAGGGCATCTACACCCCGGACAAGACGGCGTGGAAGCCCGTCGATCCACTCGGCTACGGGCACACCTACACGATCAGCGCCGAAAGCCTCACCATTACCGGCCGCGTCGGGCCGACCATCTCGACCTTCAGCACGCTGGCGCCGAACAATCAGACCAAGGTATATATGACCACCACCGGCGGCACCCCGCTGGCGGACGGCGGCACCTTCGGTGTCGGCACCGTCGTGGTCGCGCATTTCGATGAGGACGTACCGGATAAGGCCGTCGCGGAGAAACGGCTCTCGGTGACGACCAACCCGCCGGTCGAGGGTTCCTGGTATTGGCTCGACAAGCGCAACGCGCACTGGCGGCCGCAGCAGTACTTCGCACCGGGCACCAAGGTGACCGCCGCGGCCAACATCTACGGCGCGGACCTCGGCGGCGGCCTCTACGGCCAGGAGGACACCAAGACCACCTTCACCATCGGCCCATCGCATGTCTCCATCGCGGATGACAACACCAAACAGGTGCAGGTCTTCGAGAACGGCAATCTGATTCGCACCATGCCCACCTCGATGGGTAGAGGTGGCAGCGAGGTCATCGCGGGTAAGACGCTGAGCTTCTGGACCCAGCCGGGCATCTACACCGTGATGGACAAGGGCAATCCGGTGATCATGGACTCCTCCACCTACGGCCTGCCGGTCAATTCCCGGCTCGGCTACAAGGAGGCCATCGGCTGGGCCACCCGCATCAGCACCGACGGCATCTATCTGCACCAGCTCGATTCCACGGTCTGGGCGCAGGGCAGCCAGAACCTCTCGCACGGCTGCCTGAACCTGAGCGCCGCGAATGCCCAGTGGTTCTACAATTTTGCGATTCCGGGCGATGTAGTCGAGGTCCGCAATACCGGCGGCGCACCGCTCGAGGTCTGGCAGAACGGCGACTGGGGCGTGCCGTGGGACGAGTGGGTCCAGGGCAGCGCTCTGCACTGA
- a CDS encoding LCP family protein, translating to MRVLTSIAALAVLSGTGFAWSAKTEFDNGFTHTDAIGKDAPRSLGGDLNILLIGLDTRKDLDGNDLPKTILDQLHAGDGDNGGYNANSLILLHIPADMHKIVAFSIPRDDYVAVSGIPGYDHAKIKEAYGLKKAATETKLENSGMKDKVALERAGREAGRASIVQTVRNLVGVPIDRFAEISLVGFYDLADKLGGVDVCLNHAVDDSYYSGAVFPAGPQHLDAANALSFVRQRHGLENGDLDRTHRQQAFLTSVAKSLKDTGTLTNFSKLSGLMDVAHRDIVLSDGWNLLDFARDLGSAGSISVEFRTLPVLRYDNIDGQDVNIVDPAAIKKEVRAAFGIETTPTTSVRAPTSIVDVNNASGYTGRAAQLSTALTKRGYTAGTVATSTRTSTTSTITYGTGADADAAQLGDILGLTATTSPNVEPGHITVVVGTDFTMPTELVPTTSATATTSSAAPAPDAGKPVATTIGSSVPCVN from the coding sequence ATGCGCGTCCTGACATCGATCGCCGCTCTGGCCGTTCTGTCCGGCACCGGATTCGCCTGGTCGGCAAAGACCGAATTCGATAATGGCTTCACCCACACCGACGCGATCGGCAAGGACGCGCCGCGCTCACTCGGCGGCGACCTGAATATCCTGCTGATCGGCCTGGATACCCGCAAGGACCTCGACGGCAACGACTTGCCGAAGACGATCCTGGACCAGTTGCACGCCGGCGACGGCGACAACGGCGGCTACAACGCGAATTCGCTGATCCTGCTGCATATTCCTGCGGATATGCACAAGATCGTCGCGTTCTCCATTCCGCGTGACGACTATGTCGCGGTTTCCGGCATTCCGGGCTACGACCACGCCAAGATCAAGGAAGCTTACGGGCTGAAGAAGGCGGCCACCGAGACCAAGCTGGAAAACTCGGGCATGAAGGACAAGGTGGCCCTGGAACGGGCGGGCCGCGAGGCGGGGCGCGCATCGATCGTGCAGACGGTGCGCAATCTGGTCGGCGTCCCCATCGACCGCTTCGCCGAAATCTCGCTCGTCGGCTTCTACGATCTCGCCGATAAGCTCGGTGGCGTCGATGTCTGCCTCAACCACGCGGTCGACGACAGCTACTACTCCGGTGCCGTCTTCCCGGCCGGTCCGCAGCATCTCGATGCCGCCAATGCGCTGTCCTTCGTGCGCCAACGCCACGGATTGGAGAACGGCGACCTCGACCGCACCCACCGCCAGCAGGCCTTCCTCACCTCGGTCGCCAAATCGCTGAAGGACACCGGCACGCTGACCAACTTCAGCAAGCTCTCCGGTCTCATGGATGTGGCACACCGCGATATCGTGCTGTCCGACGGCTGGAATCTGCTCGACTTCGCCCGCGACCTCGGTTCGGCGGGCTCGATCTCGGTCGAATTCCGGACGCTGCCGGTGCTGCGCTACGACAATATCGACGGTCAGGACGTCAATATCGTCGATCCGGCGGCCATCAAGAAGGAAGTGCGCGCCGCCTTCGGCATCGAGACCACGCCGACCACCTCGGTGCGCGCCCCGACCAGCATCGTCGATGTCAACAATGCGAGCGGATACACCGGTCGGGCCGCTCAGCTGTCGACCGCACTCACCAAACGCGGCTATACGGCGGGCACCGTGGCCACCAGCACCCGCACCAGCACAACCTCCACCATCACCTATGGCACCGGCGCCGATGCCGACGCCGCGCAACTGGGCGACATCCTCGGCCTCACCGCGACCACATCGCCGAATGTCGAACCCGGCCACATCACCGTGGTCGTCGGCACCGATTTCACCATGCCTACCGAACTGGTGCCGACCACCAGCGCGACGGCGACCACCAGCTCCGCCGCACCCGCACCCGATGCGGGCAAGCCGGTCGCGACCACGATCGGCAGCAGCGTGCCCTGCGTCAACTGA
- a CDS encoding SDR family oxidoreductase: MAAPVLLVLGAGPGVGLSVGRLFARDGYVVVLACRLGAEAEPLAKELLGEGFDAEGVGVDLADPDDVTRIVTEVGERHGRIDVLHFNPSIFRQADPLRLTVAELIEDFTIGAAALLPAVQAARPFFAAGARVLVTGSAAADKPWHEAASLGVQKAAVRNLVTSLDTTLAPQGFRAVAVQINGVLGEGAFTRERVAAALHAAAVRPLDDWTPHVSYNG; the protein is encoded by the coding sequence ATGGCTGCTCCCGTGTTGCTCGTCCTCGGTGCCGGTCCCGGCGTGGGGCTGTCCGTCGGCCGCCTTTTCGCGCGCGACGGGTATGTAGTGGTGCTGGCCTGTCGGCTCGGCGCGGAGGCCGAGCCGTTGGCGAAGGAATTGCTGGGCGAAGGTTTCGATGCCGAAGGTGTCGGTGTGGATTTGGCCGATCCCGACGATGTCACTCGTATTGTGACCGAGGTGGGCGAGCGGCATGGGCGCATCGACGTGCTGCACTTCAACCCGAGCATCTTCCGGCAGGCTGATCCGCTGCGGTTGACGGTCGCGGAGTTGATCGAGGACTTCACGATCGGCGCCGCGGCGCTGCTGCCCGCGGTACAGGCCGCGCGGCCATTCTTCGCCGCCGGTGCGCGCGTGCTCGTCACGGGGAGTGCGGCGGCGGATAAGCCGTGGCATGAGGCGGCATCGCTCGGTGTGCAGAAGGCGGCGGTGCGCAATCTCGTCACCAGCCTGGACACCACCCTGGCGCCGCAGGGCTTCCGCGCCGTCGCGGTGCAGATCAATGGTGTGCTCGGCGAAGGTGCGTTTACCCGGGAGCGGGTCGCCGCGGCGTTGCATGCCGCCGCCGTCCGCCCCCTCGACGATTGGACACCGCATGTGTCCTATAACGGCTGA
- a CDS encoding serine hydrolase domain-containing protein, protein MRRFKVTTALVAALMISVLPHLAASSAQPATVHPQVLQARLDDLVRSAFVPGGQLVVTADGDATQINSGVGDLATGAPFPDDAQVRIASNTKTFVATVVLQLVGEGRVELDAPVERYLPGVVRGPGGDGNLITVRNLLQHTSGIPDYLLRLDWGSVEALQRYQTPDQLIRLGLDMPALFAPGSRFSYSNTNYLLAGKLIEQVTGRPLGVEVTSRILVPLDLQDTYWPAFPQENVIRGPHPRAYQIFNGAQVDITDIDPGWGLADGALVSTDADLNRFFTALLSGKLLRPTELAEMQHTIQGADPALPDDVGLGLYHRTNACGIDIWSHGGAMDGFFVFGGYTPARSITVSLNQVPPLFGLGYKGAMDNLVDAAFCG, encoded by the coding sequence ATGCGGCGGTTCAAGGTAACGACGGCTTTGGTTGCCGCACTGATGATTTCGGTGCTGCCGCATCTCGCGGCGTCCTCGGCGCAACCGGCCACAGTGCACCCCCAGGTGCTGCAAGCCAGGCTGGATGACCTGGTCCGTTCGGCTTTCGTGCCAGGGGGGCAGCTGGTTGTGACCGCCGACGGCGACGCGACTCAGATCAATAGCGGCGTCGGCGATCTCGCGACGGGCGCTCCGTTCCCGGATGACGCACAGGTTCGGATCGCCAGCAATACCAAGACATTCGTGGCGACCGTGGTGCTGCAGTTGGTGGGGGAGGGGCGAGTCGAGCTCGACGCTCCGGTCGAGCGTTATCTGCCCGGTGTGGTGCGCGGCCCCGGCGGCGACGGGAATCTGATCACCGTCCGAAATCTGTTGCAGCACACCAGCGGTATTCCGGACTATCTCCTTCGATTGGACTGGGGGTCCGTCGAGGCATTGCAGCGGTACCAAACCCCGGATCAGCTGATCCGACTCGGTTTGGATATGCCCGCGCTGTTTGCGCCCGGTTCGCGTTTCAGCTACTCCAATACCAATTACCTACTGGCCGGAAAGCTGATCGAGCAGGTCACGGGACGGCCGCTAGGTGTCGAGGTGACCTCCCGGATCCTGGTCCCGCTGGATCTCCAAGACACCTATTGGCCCGCATTCCCGCAGGAGAACGTGATTCGCGGTCCACACCCGCGCGCATATCAGATCTTCAACGGTGCCCAGGTCGACATAACCGATATCGACCCGGGCTGGGGCCTGGCCGATGGCGCGCTCGTCTCCACCGATGCCGACCTGAACCGCTTCTTCACCGCCCTCCTCTCCGGAAAACTGCTGCGCCCAACCGAACTCGCCGAAATGCAGCACACCATCCAGGGCGCCGACCCAGCCCTCCCCGACGATGTCGGCCTCGGCCTGTACCACCGCACCAACGCCTGCGGCATCGATATCTGGAGCCACGGCGGCGCCATGGACGGCTTCTTCGTCTTCGGCGGCTACACCCCCGCCCGCTCGATAACCGTCAGCCTCAACCAAGTCCCGCCCCTGTTCGGCCTCGGCTACAAGGGCGCCATGGACAACCTGGTAGACGCCGCCTTCTGCGGGTGA
- a CDS encoding MFS transporter, translated as MESNVVRDPRRWWILGVLCLSLLVLMIDGTVLNIAIPSLIRELDATPSDVQWILDAYVLVFAGLLLTAGSLSDRFGRRRMLVLGLALFGAASLAAVLATEPWQVVGARALMGVGGSLLMPSTLSILMTTFAEDERRKAMAAWSTVSMVGIVLGPTLGGLLLQHYWWGSVFLLNIPVAVLAIVAALVLMPESTGEQRPVDLIGVLLSIVALTSTVYVIIEREWNIPMIGLAVVTGLAFVVWESRSAHPMLPLAVFRNRDFTGTCCTLLLMVFGMGAIMLMLTQYLQFVLGYGPMKAGLALLPYAVAAAVCNGLGATLGKKLSNKTLIVAGLLVMGGAFAILAVGSGYFAVLGSMLVMGIGGGLAGPAAYAAIMSAIPLQHAGVGSAMNDTLQQVGMAISIAILGSVLAGVFTSHMPDDAPAAARESIGAAFQLGYVEPAKEAFTDAMSIGAWISAGFSIAAALLGLALLRTRPTPQVDTPEEVTVS; from the coding sequence GTGGAATCGAACGTTGTACGAGATCCTCGCCGCTGGTGGATTCTGGGGGTCCTCTGTCTGTCTCTGCTGGTGCTGATGATCGATGGCACTGTGCTCAATATCGCCATTCCGTCTTTGATCCGGGAACTCGACGCGACGCCGTCGGACGTCCAGTGGATCCTCGACGCCTACGTCCTCGTCTTCGCTGGACTGTTGCTCACCGCGGGCAGCCTGTCCGACCGGTTCGGGCGGCGGCGCATGCTGGTGCTCGGGCTGGCACTGTTCGGCGCGGCATCGCTCGCGGCAGTGTTGGCGACCGAGCCGTGGCAGGTGGTCGGCGCGCGCGCCCTGATGGGCGTCGGCGGTTCGCTGCTCATGCCGTCGACCCTGTCCATTCTGATGACCACCTTTGCCGAGGATGAGCGGCGCAAGGCGATGGCGGCCTGGTCCACCGTATCGATGGTCGGCATCGTCCTCGGACCGACGCTGGGCGGCCTGCTGCTGCAGCACTATTGGTGGGGTTCGGTGTTCCTGCTCAATATCCCGGTCGCGGTGCTCGCGATTGTCGCCGCCCTGGTTCTGATGCCGGAATCCACCGGTGAGCAGCGACCGGTCGATCTGATCGGCGTGCTGCTGTCCATCGTCGCGCTCACCTCGACGGTCTACGTGATCATCGAGCGCGAGTGGAATATCCCGATGATCGGACTCGCCGTCGTCACGGGGCTGGCATTCGTGGTCTGGGAGAGCCGGTCGGCGCATCCGATGCTGCCGCTGGCGGTGTTCCGCAATCGCGATTTCACCGGCACCTGCTGCACGCTGCTGCTGATGGTATTCGGTATGGGCGCGATCATGCTGATGCTCACCCAGTACCTGCAGTTCGTACTCGGCTACGGGCCGATGAAGGCGGGTCTGGCCCTGCTGCCGTATGCGGTGGCCGCCGCGGTGTGCAACGGTCTCGGCGCGACGCTGGGCAAGAAGTTGAGCAATAAGACGCTCATCGTCGCCGGTCTGCTCGTCATGGGCGGGGCGTTCGCAATCCTGGCCGTCGGTTCCGGATATTTCGCGGTGCTGGGCAGCATGCTGGTCATGGGGATCGGCGGCGGTCTGGCAGGTCCGGCCGCGTATGCCGCGATCATGAGCGCCATTCCGCTCCAGCATGCGGGCGTCGGCTCGGCCATGAACGACACGTTGCAGCAGGTCGGCATGGCGATCAGCATCGCGATCTTGGGTAGCGTACTGGCCGGTGTGTTCACGTCGCATATGCCCGATGACGCACCCGCTGCCGCACGTGAATCCATCGGCGCCGCATTCCAACTCGGATATGTCGAACCGGCCAAGGAAGCATTCACCGATGCCATGTCGATCGGTGCCTGGATCAGTGCGGGCTTCAGCATCGCCGCCGCACTACTCGGGTTGGCACTGCTGCGGACACGGCCCACGCCGCAGGTCGACACACCGGAGGAAGTAACCGTGTCATAG
- a CDS encoding TetR/AcrR family transcriptional regulator C-terminal domain-containing protein codes for MTKQQFSSVWTREPRQPKAAGLRRDQIVAAAIEVLDADGLGALSMRKLGAKLDAGATSLYWHVANKDELLELVLDEIWGLVRIPDPDQASWREVVTTYAYNFRLTMLDHTWVTTLIGSLPSVGPKAFELSDRLRRSFIGAGFTGIDIYLASSTVTSYVLGQVIPEITAAKAFGDKGFDKEMVLDVMDELASGYPEMLADYRNMQPADYQTARAMAFDFGLLCVMDGLESRLRK; via the coding sequence GTGACAAAGCAGCAGTTCTCCTCGGTGTGGACCCGCGAGCCGCGCCAACCGAAGGCGGCCGGACTGCGCCGCGACCAGATCGTCGCCGCCGCAATCGAGGTATTGGACGCCGACGGGCTCGGCGCGCTGAGCATGCGAAAGCTCGGCGCGAAACTCGATGCGGGCGCGACCAGCCTCTACTGGCATGTCGCGAATAAGGATGAACTGCTCGAACTGGTCCTCGACGAGATCTGGGGGCTGGTGCGAATTCCGGATCCGGACCAGGCCTCGTGGCGTGAGGTCGTCACGACCTACGCCTACAACTTCCGGCTCACCATGCTCGACCACACCTGGGTGACCACCTTGATCGGCTCCCTGCCGAGCGTCGGCCCGAAGGCCTTCGAACTCAGTGATCGACTGCGCCGCAGCTTCATCGGCGCCGGATTCACCGGCATCGATATCTACCTCGCGAGTAGCACCGTGACGAGTTATGTACTCGGGCAGGTCATCCCGGAGATCACTGCGGCGAAGGCATTCGGCGACAAGGGTTTCGACAAGGAGATGGTGCTCGACGTCATGGATGAGCTCGCCTCCGGGTATCCGGAGATGCTCGCCGACTACCGGAACATGCAACCCGCCGATTATCAGACCGCCCGCGCGATGGCCTTCGATTTCGGTCTGCTCTGCGTCATGGACGGTCTGGAATCACGGCTGCGCAAGTGA